The following are encoded in a window of bacterium genomic DNA:
- a CDS encoding class I SAM-dependent methyltransferase yields MDTESNLNRKLLAWKTILSLHGIDVENKKVLVAGCGAGWECVYMFTLGAKEVVGLEVMEMFVKGMEKMFPILGLPPTVKPILQDIHTYTQDSYYDLILTVDAISHMYDHKLFLSSCFKLLAPNGLLLIIDDNNALNYRRRKEVENIWESWEKKGLDLKSNDGKTKHINSYEEDRYEYISERFPELSKEAKFLAERTANFNRQQIDNAILNYKKTGIMPNSMYRRGVMAYDSKYDMPKEKQFNPYILAIEMRREKFINTLHLPSLITTDTFVRKAIVKALIILKVFSYFLFSKGFSISGRKPSQ; encoded by the coding sequence ATGGATACCGAATCGAATCTGAATCGTAAACTTTTAGCGTGGAAAACGATTCTAAGTTTACACGGAATTGATGTTGAAAACAAAAAAGTATTAGTGGCCGGTTGCGGCGCCGGATGGGAATGCGTCTATATGTTTACTTTGGGAGCAAAAGAAGTAGTTGGCTTAGAAGTAATGGAAATGTTTGTTAAGGGGATGGAAAAAATGTTCCCTATCCTTGGACTGCCACCAACTGTGAAACCAATACTACAGGATATTCACACCTACACACAAGATTCTTACTATGATTTGATACTCACTGTTGATGCTATATCACATATGTATGATCATAAGTTGTTTTTGAGTTCTTGTTTTAAATTGCTTGCTCCAAACGGCTTATTACTAATCATTGATGATAATAATGCACTTAATTATAGACGCCGAAAAGAAGTTGAGAATATTTGGGAATCATGGGAAAAGAAAGGACTTGATCTAAAAAGCAATGATGGTAAAACAAAACATATCAATTCGTATGAAGAAGATCGGTATGAATATATTTCCGAACGATTTCCTGAATTATCAAAAGAAGCAAAATTTTTGGCTGAACGAACAGCTAATTTTAACCGGCAGCAAATTGATAACGCAATTTTGAATTATAAAAAAACCGGAATCATGCCTAATTCTATGTATCGTCGAGGTGTTATGGCTTATGATTCGAAATATGACATGCCTAAGGAGAAACAGTTCAATCCATATATATTGGCCATTGAAATGAGAAGAGAAAAATTTATTAACACTTTACATCTACCAAGTTTGATTACAACCGATACGTTTGTCAGAAAAGCTATTGTTAAAGCACTGATAATTTTGAAAGTGTTTAGCTACTTTCTTTTTTCGAAAGGCTTTAGTATCTCGGGTCGTAAACCATCACAATGA
- the bshB1 gene encoding bacillithiol biosynthesis deacetylase BshB1, with protein sequence MKLDALFFGAHPDDVELSAGGTVAKLVKLGYKVGICDITRGEAGTRGSAEMRDKEAEDAAKILGVNVRENLELPDTEFINDRANQLKAIRIIRKYQPEFVFCQYWNDRHPDHMHASDLVRESSFYSGLSKIETSDKGKLQEKFRPAKVIYYAARYEFSRIDGHIFIVDITDTIDIKMKAMAAFASQFFNPTYKSDEPQTYISSPEFTDAIRNRAAHFGSLIDAKYGESFLVREFPSVPDPVKFFRDGGQDVNKLGLA encoded by the coding sequence ATGAAGTTAGATGCTTTGTTTTTCGGTGCGCACCCTGATGATGTAGAGTTATCGGCCGGCGGAACCGTCGCTAAATTGGTCAAACTAGGATACAAAGTCGGGATTTGTGACATCACACGAGGCGAGGCCGGGACGCGCGGATCAGCCGAAATGCGCGATAAAGAAGCTGAAGATGCAGCAAAAATACTAGGCGTAAACGTGCGTGAAAACCTGGAATTACCCGATACCGAGTTTATCAATGATCGCGCCAATCAACTCAAAGCCATTCGTATCATTAGAAAATACCAACCGGAATTTGTTTTTTGCCAATATTGGAATGATCGCCATCCCGATCACATGCATGCCAGTGATTTAGTACGCGAATCGTCTTTTTACAGCGGTCTTTCCAAAATTGAGACGTCGGACAAAGGAAAATTACAGGAGAAGTTTAGGCCTGCGAAGGTTATATATTATGCTGCGCGGTACGAATTTAGCCGGATAGACGGGCATATATTTATCGTAGATATTACAGATACGATCGATATCAAAATGAAAGCAATGGCTGCTTTTGCATCGCAATTTTTTAATCCGACTTACAAATCCGACGAACCACAAACCTATATCAGTTCTCCGGAATTCACTGATGCCATTCGTAACCGGGCGGCGCATTTTGGTTCGTTGATTGATGCAAAGTACGGAGAATCTTTTCTTGTGCGCGAATTTCCCTCTGTACCCGATCCTGTTAAATTTTTCAGGGACGGCGGACAGGATGTCAATAAGCTCGGATTAGCTTAA
- a CDS encoding endonuclease III, with product MNWNDALMPIIKKYKNKKHPLEYKNRYQLLVMTLLSAQDSDKHINEVGPRFFGVYPSMRELAKATEDEIASHIRDVRNFGNKAKWLAGIAKTVGSDENIPTMMETLTSLKGIGRKSASVIIRESGGPAEGIIVDLHVVRVAPRVGVTKEEKPEKIEKDLMAVVEKKYWGDVGMAISFLGREICRPTNPKCEECPVNENCSYFQNQIRSAKSKKN from the coding sequence ATGAATTGGAACGACGCCTTGATGCCGATCATCAAAAAGTATAAAAACAAAAAGCATCCTTTAGAATACAAAAACAGATACCAGCTTTTAGTCATGACGCTTTTATCGGCGCAGGATTCCGACAAGCATATTAACGAGGTCGGGCCGAGGTTTTTTGGCGTTTATCCGTCTATGCGCGAACTGGCTAAGGCGACAGAAGATGAAATCGCGTCACACATACGAGATGTGCGCAATTTTGGTAACAAAGCTAAATGGTTAGCCGGCATTGCAAAAACTGTCGGTTCAGATGAAAACATACCGACTATGATGGAAACTTTGACATCACTCAAAGGAATAGGCCGCAAATCGGCCAGTGTGATTATTCGCGAATCCGGAGGACCAGCGGAGGGAATTATCGTGGATTTGCATGTCGTACGTGTGGCGCCCAGAGTAGGCGTTACAAAAGAAGAAAAGCCGGAAAAAATAGAAAAAGATCTAATGGCTGTCGTTGAAAAGAAATATTGGGGTGATGTAGGTATGGCTATTTCTTTTTTAGGGCGTGAAATTTGTAGACCCACGAACCCCAAATGCGAAGAATGTCCTGTCAATGAAAACTGCTCATACTTTCAAAATCAAATCCGTTCTGCAAAGTCTAAGAAAAATTAG
- a CDS encoding PA0069 family radical SAM protein — translation MPKPEKHEEKSDSYRIVKYESDEASEYNDFEIAPQTPFTTNIKGRSSGFNPPNRFDTQHQDKSIDDITEEDIDPERTVPTELIEDKSRTILSKNDSPDIPFTYGINPYRGCEHGCVYCYARPSHEFLGHSLGLDFETKIHVKYDAAKLLEKEFLKPSWKAEPIAFSSNTDCYQPIERKLKITRACLEVFLKYRNPVRMITKNYLITRDLDIISQLSKLNLFGAMISITTLDTGLARRLEPRTSRPDNRLKAIELLAKNNIPVGVLMAPIIPGLNDHEIPEILRRAADSGATSAGYTVLRLPYQLRELFSDWLTRNEPNKKEKILHAIQSVRGGKLNNTEFGKRMRGEGNMADHISNLFNLFYKKYGFDKKVVRGEPASFLRGGVVQESLF, via the coding sequence ATGCCAAAGCCGGAAAAACATGAAGAAAAATCAGATTCATATCGCATCGTAAAATACGAATCGGATGAAGCGAGCGAATATAATGATTTTGAAATTGCGCCGCAAACGCCATTTACAACCAACATCAAAGGGCGTTCTTCCGGGTTTAATCCACCCAATCGTTTTGATACGCAGCATCAGGATAAAAGCATAGACGATATTACAGAAGAAGATATAGATCCTGAACGAACTGTACCCACGGAACTTATCGAAGACAAATCACGAACTATTCTTTCAAAAAATGACAGTCCCGACATACCTTTTACTTATGGAATCAATCCGTATCGGGGTTGTGAACACGGATGTGTTTATTGCTATGCAAGGCCTTCACATGAATTTTTAGGTCATTCCTTAGGTTTGGATTTTGAAACTAAAATTCACGTCAAATACGATGCTGCAAAACTACTTGAGAAAGAATTTTTGAAGCCGTCGTGGAAAGCGGAACCAATTGCTTTTTCTAGTAACACAGACTGTTATCAGCCGATCGAGCGAAAATTAAAAATTACGCGTGCATGTTTGGAGGTGTTTCTCAAATATAGAAACCCCGTGCGAATGATTACCAAAAATTATCTTATAACGCGTGATTTGGATATCATTTCACAACTTTCAAAGCTGAATTTATTCGGGGCCATGATCTCGATCACGACGTTGGATACAGGTCTTGCGCGTAGATTGGAGCCTCGCACATCGCGACCCGATAACCGTCTTAAGGCGATCGAATTATTAGCTAAAAACAATATTCCTGTGGGTGTTTTGATGGCTCCTATTATCCCCGGACTCAACGATCACGAAATACCCGAAATATTAAGGAGAGCTGCAGATTCGGGAGCGACCAGTGCCGGATATACCGTACTTCGATTACCGTACCAGTTGCGTGAACTTTTTTCTGATTGGCTTACGCGAAATGAGCCCAATAAAAAGGAAAAGATATTACACGCTATCCAATCGGTGCGCGGAGGAAAACTAAATAATACGGAATTTGGAAAACGCATGCGTGGCGAAGGTAATATGGCCGACCACATATCAAATTTGTTTAACCTGTTTTATAAAAAATACGGATTCGATAAAAAAGTGGTACGCGGAGAACCAGCGAGTTTTCTACGCGGCGGGGTGGTACAAGAAAGCTTATTCTGA